Genomic window (Rhododendron vialii isolate Sample 1 chromosome 4a, ASM3025357v1):
aactcagttttaaatttaccatgtcataacctaatacatagacataacaaaccactcaactaggttataataaacctaacttaacggcccaagtggttacaaaaaataatgccctgtcattccattcattttcctacattTGGCCCATGCATTGATTCCAAattaggaatgttgaaaaataaacctaagccaattttttcgtctttattcaaaaaaaaattgaattttgataataattttttactttttagattcttctcgtcatgacgatgcaataaccctcaaaaaattgacgaaaaactaacaaatacaaaaaaaaatttgaataaggacaaaaaataaggaagttggcttatttagccgaatgggtttgttttaaccccaaaaaatggggccatatgattttgctatttaaaggactaacggcggactaacggaagttagtaattggaccgaattgaaacaaaatggaaagtacagagtgtaaatcgaactaattataactacagggaccaaattgatacGAACATTTAAGTACaaggactattacagtttttttttccaatattttattaatcaattgcAAGGATTGCAATAGatttaagggaaaatttcacgTAGGCACCTGACATTTTACACAAATCACACATGAACACCtgactttttttaaatttcatataaacacttgagctttctaaaaactcatcaattcaacacctgacctttcttaaatttcatataaacacccgAGCTTTCtgaaaactcatcaattcaacacctgccGTCACCCCTTCGTCTAaaaccaaacggaaaaaaagttaagtgctccaatttttttttttgaatcagtgcgaagatcttatttttttaatcattttatcctaaagaatcataattaatttttgattctaaagctctcgttagttagccctaagaaagtcgtaaaatcaaatatctctcAGGGCTAACTAATgggagccttagagtcaaaaaattaattatgattctttaggataaaatgatcagagaaataagatattcgcaccggtttaaacagattgaaaatttgagtacttaattttttaatcatattttttaatatataaacggtctatacatggttaaaaaattaattgccccaattttcaattcgtttgaactgatgtgaagatcttatttctctgatcattttattctaaagggttatacttaatttttgactctaaggctctcgttagttagccctagagatatttgattatacgactttcttagaactgactaacgagagctttagagttaaaaattaattatgattctttagaataaaatgataaaaaaataagatctgtgcactgattcaaacaaataaaaaattggaacacttaattttttttctgtttggttttaGACGGAGGGGTGATgacaggtgttgaattgatgagtttttagaaagctcaggtgtttatatgaaatttaaaaaaggtCAGGTATTGATTggtgagtttttagaaagctcaggtgtttatatgaaatttaagaaaggtcaggtgtttatatgtgatttgtgtgaaaggtcaGGTGCCTACGTGAAATTTTCCCTCGATTTAAAGGTGCAAGAGTGAAAATGCATCACAACTCGGGTGAAGTATTCCAACAAGATTGGCACCCTAAGCCAAGCGACGACCATATGCCACTCCAGCTTAAGGAGGTTGAGGATGACAAGTAATCCACCGACAACCAACAATAAAGGAAAATACAAAGATCCTTGAGAATCCCAAGATACATCTAAAAGTCTATACACATGGAACACATCCTGAATGAAACAGCAGGTCATTGCAAAATCAGCAATAGCTCATCCCAAGCAAAAAAACAGCATAGAGTCTCTTGTTCCAACAAAATGGCAGCTTCACGATTGAAATATGGACGGACAGCATCTTCGTAGATCCCCGGAATGGATTCTTGTATGTTCGACACCCTTGATCGATATATATGTTTCTTGATCAGCATCTACACCTTAGAGATCGATTTAGGCCCTCGTAATGTTATGAAACTTTGAatcctatctctctctttcaccAACACCTAAATCTGATATAAAAgcgtattttttttaacttttaacaaGTCCCAAGCAAAGTAGAAATTAAAGCCCCAATTACCAAAAAGGAAACTTCGATGGAATTTTACTCAGCATATATGACTCTCTGGTGGTCCGGTGTTGACCCAGTGAAGGTCAGAATCTGAAATTCCTATTCACGGAAAGTTGAAGACCAGCTTTCCAACTCACTTtgaatcacctcaatccgattaTTTAGAAGAAAGTTGTGCTTAAATTCTGACTCGGAATTCATTCGAActctcgaatttttttttgtccaactGCCTACTGACACAGACAACACGACTCATCAAACAGTAAATTCTGTAATTGCTTTCCGAATGGAGAAATATCTACATTATTGAAACACACAGAAAGACCAATTCCTTCACTTCCAAATAGCTTGATTTACGCCACCAGGTTTGTAGCCCAACGAAACATCCTTACCTCTTCTACATGGAAAGTGAGGGTTTGAGTCTCGCCACGAGTGCGAGTACTTGGTGTGATTGTTGATGATGCCCTTTGAACTTGCCCCACCCGTATACCATTTAGTGGTACCCCTTCCCCATCCACTTAGGAGTAGGCTAGACATCtatcgaataaaaaaaaaatagtttgatgTACAGTCCAACATTACCACGCTCGAATTAAACAGGAATGTTCGGGTTATAAGCGCCCTGTTTATCCGGAGTGGACACCACAACTGCATCAATTGAATCATCCTCATTCTCACCTGAAAGCTCCTCAAGCGATTTCCCGTTGGGTTCTGGGACGAGGAAAGTAAACATCATTCCGAAGAGAGACACAAAACCGAGCACAATAAATGAGTAGCTCACACCGATACCCTTGGGGTAACCTGTATCGTCCTCTTTGACATGATTGGACTCGGATGCGTACAAAAACCCAAACGCCCCAACTATGGCCCCCGCTTTTCCTGCTGCAGCCGATATTCCGTGGCAAGTGGACCTAAGGCGGGCCGGGAAGATCTCCGCCGGCACTACAAATGTTGTGGCATTTGGACCGAAGTTGGAAAAGAAAAACGTGAGGGAGTACATTATGATGAATGGAACCTTATGCAATGCCCAGTGATGGAAAGGTAGTCCAAGTGCAAACATGAACACGGACATGAAGAAGAAACCCTGCAATTGAATGACCCATCTTCCAATTTTATCGATGAAAAACACTGTAAACCAGTACCCCGGCACGGTACCGCATAGGGCAATGAGGGTTTGGGCTCTTGAGACTTTATAAACCTCTTGAATCCCACTCATATTGGCAGCCGGAGGGAGCCAATTGATTGCTGTGAATATGTTTTTCTGGAATAGATTTTGGCTGTAGAAGGCGATATCGAGTAAGAACCAACAGGTCGCAGTGCCAAGTAAGTGAAGCCCGTGGCGATGAAGAAATTCTTTCGAAAACAATCCATATTGATTGGAGGGTTCTTCGACGAATTTCTCTAGCTTGGCCTCTTCGGGGTCAAATTCCACGTTTAACACCTGAGCCATGTCCTCGGCTgcttttttggcatttttcgCAA
Coding sequences:
- the LOC131323958 gene encoding probable inorganic phosphate transporter 1-3 — encoded protein: MAREQFYFCSAREQLEVLNALDVAKTQLYHFTTIVIAGMGFFTAAYDLFSISVVTKLLGRIYYTLPNAAKPGVLPPGVSAVVTGVALVGTLFGQLFFGWLGDKLGRKKVYGVTLLLMILCSLASGLSFGHHARGTMVTLCFFRFWLGFGIGGDYPLSATIMSEYANKKTRGSFMAAVFAMQGFGILTSGIVGLVVSAALEHGIHVYTYNQNAELSLSPWADYVWRIILMFGAVPAAMTYYWRMKMPETARYTALIAKNAKKAAEDMAQVLNVEFDPEEAKLEKFVEEPSNQYGLFSKEFLHRHGLHLLGTATCWFLLDIAFYSQNLFQKNIFTAINWLPPAANMSGIQEVYKVSRAQTLIALCGTVPGYWFTVFFIDKIGRWVIQLQGFFFMSVFMFALGLPFHHWALHKVPFIIMYSLTFFFSNFGPNATTFVVPAEIFPARLRSTCHGISAAAGKAGAIVGAFGFLYASESNHVKEDDTGYPKGIGVSYSFIVLGFVSLFGMMFTFLVPEPNGKSLEELSGENEDDSIDAVVVSTPDKQGAYNPNIPV